The Dendropsophus ebraccatus isolate aDenEbr1 chromosome 10, aDenEbr1.pat, whole genome shotgun sequence genome has a segment encoding these proteins:
- the LOC138802418 gene encoding uncharacterized protein isoform X1: MENLLAELLRKAEGAGGEAWLRRCLQEPVPTVAEARPEEEEAGPSRRVICRILPPRDPAEQEADAPAERHHRSRNRHGERPEKRRRSSSKRTGSAPVPPPPPEESRARGDRRHGSSSSRRRHRSPAHRDESSQQPSSDSHTPQHGGAAESAAVVHRFQASGAGGRSGGHSVSKSSVVPDLGVTAQLIRSAVAPRTWAAYSAAWSQWKVFCLSLQEHYLQHDVWLTLAFVNMLISKHLSHSAIVKMLAGVSFFLKLFGFSSVSGFFIVKQVLKGYKKGRVSPDARRPITVDLLLKLHGSLVSVCSSDFEVVLFQALFSLAFFGAFRLGELVSFSKISPSGLLLSDVSISSGILSVLIRFSKTDQLGRGSVLRINAFSGSEVCPIKCLSSYLAIRPAIDGVLFIHEDLSFVTRYQFNRVLRLCLVNLGLGNLRFTSHSFRIGAATEAASAGLDEQLIRRLGRWDSNRFKLYIRPALVL, from the exons ATGGAGAATCTTCTGGCTGAGTTGCTGAGGAAGGCTGAGGGAGCAGGCGGAGAGGCATGGCTGCGTAGATGCCTTCAGGAACCGGTGCCTACAGTTGCTGAGGCCAGACCAGAAGAGGAAGAGGCGGGGCCATCGAGAAGGGTCATCTGTCGGATACTGCCTCCTAGAGATCCGGCTGAGCAGGAAGCGGATGCCCCTGCTGAGAGGCATCATCGATCCAGGAACAGACATGGGGAACGTcctgagaagaggaggaggagcagcagtaaGAGAACTGGCTCAGCTCccgtccctcccccccctcctgaaGAGTCTCGGGCCCGTGGGGATCGTCGTCATGGCAGCAGCTCCAGCAGGAGGCGGCACAGATCTCCAGCACACAGAGATGAGTCATCACAGCAGCCCAGCAGTGACAGCCATACACCACAGCACGGAGGTGCAGCAGAGTCAGCAGCTGTGG TTCACAGATTTCAGGCGTCTGGCGCCGGAGGCAGAAGTGGAGGGCATAGCGTGTCCAAGTCATCTGTGGTCCCTGATCTTGGAGTAACAGCTCAGCTCATTAGAAGCGCAGTAGCTCCGCGCACATGGGCTGCTTACTCAGCCGCATGGTCTCAATGGAAGGTATTTTGCTTGTCCTTACAGGAGCATTATCTGCAGCACGATGTCTGGTTGACTTTAGCATTTGTTAATATGCTGATTAGTAAACATCTTTCACATTCTGCTATTGTAAAAATGTTGGCTGGTGTTTCTTTCTTCCTTAAATTATTTGGCTTCAGCAGTGTTTCTGGTTTTTTCATTGTCAAGCAGGTTTTAAAGGGATATAAGAAAGGGCGGGTTTCACCTGACGCTCGTCGTCCTATTACTGTTGATCTTCTGTTAAAATTACATGGTAGTTTGGTGTCAGTCTGTTCTTCTGACTTTGAAGTCGTTTTATTTCAAGCATTGTTCTCTCTGGCCTTTTTCGGTGCTTTTAGGTTGGGTGAGTTGGTATCTTTTAGCAAAATCTCCCCTTCTGGTTTATTGTTGTCGGATGTTTCTATTTCCTCTGGTATTTTGAGTGTTTTGATTAGGTTTTCTAAGACAGATCAGCTGGGTAGGGGTTCTGTTCTGCGTATTAATGCTTTTTCTGGTTCTGAGGTATGTCCTATCAAGTGTCTAAGTTCATATCTAGCAATCAGACCTGCTATTGATGGTGTGCTTTTTATTCATGAGGACCTGTCTTTTGTAACCCGGTATCAATTCAACAGAGTACTTAGATTATGTTTAGTTAATTTGGGTTTGGGTAATCTGCGCTTCACCAGTCACTCTTTTCGCATAGGTGCAGCTACTGAGGCTGCTTCTGCAGGGTTAGATGAACAGTTGATCAGGAGGTTGGGCCGTTGGGATTCTAATCGTTTTAAGTTGTATATTAGGCCAGCTTTAGTTTTGTAG
- the LOC138802418 gene encoding uncharacterized protein isoform X2 yields MENLLAELLRKAEGAGGEAWLRRCLQEPVPTVAEARPEEEEAGPSRRVICRILPPRDPAEQEADAPAERHHRSRNRHGERPEKRRRSSSKRTGSAPVPPPPPEESRARGDRRHGSSSSRRRHRSPAHRDESSQQPSSDSHTPQHGGAAESAAVGGKKQVWILGHSFVVWAAKRAEQRTYGANLSFNRDEFEIQWFGYSGLRWRDLYCILQNLAAALPPPDILIIHAGGNDIGKVKTLDLLCEIKRDLSLFKCIFPKCILIFSEIIPRLAWIKRGLYFHEKIRKRINYAVSRFITSLGGLSFRHLELEGYVPGFYWSDSVHLSCIGSDILNAHFQSMVDLGAVARLEGGPGQ; encoded by the exons ATGGAGAATCTTCTGGCTGAGTTGCTGAGGAAGGCTGAGGGAGCAGGCGGAGAGGCATGGCTGCGTAGATGCCTTCAGGAACCGGTGCCTACAGTTGCTGAGGCCAGACCAGAAGAGGAAGAGGCGGGGCCATCGAGAAGGGTCATCTGTCGGATACTGCCTCCTAGAGATCCGGCTGAGCAGGAAGCGGATGCCCCTGCTGAGAGGCATCATCGATCCAGGAACAGACATGGGGAACGTcctgagaagaggaggaggagcagcagtaaGAGAACTGGCTCAGCTCccgtccctcccccccctcctgaaGAGTCTCGGGCCCGTGGGGATCGTCGTCATGGCAGCAGCTCCAGCAGGAGGCGGCACAGATCTCCAGCACACAGAGATGAGTCATCACAGCAGCCCAGCAGTGACAGCCATACACCACAGCACGGAGGTGCAGCAGAGTCAGCAGCTGTGG GCGGTAAAAAACAGGTCTGGATTCTGGGCCACTCGTTTGTAGTATGGGCTGCTAAAAGAGCGGAGCAGCGCACATATGGGGCTAACCTCAGTTTTAACAGAGATGAATTCGAGATTCAATGGTTTGGATATAGCGGCCTCCGGTGGAGGGATTTATATTGCATCCTTCAGAATTTAGCCGCTGCTCTGCCTCCTCCGGACATCTTAATTATACATGCCGGGGGTAATGACATAGGAAAGGTTAAGACTCTTGATTTGCTATGTGAAATAAAGAGGGACCTATCTCTATTCAAGTGCATTTTTCCTAAATGTATTCTAATTTTTTCTGAAATTATCCCCCGTCTGGCTTGGATAAAGAGAGGACTGTACTTCCATGAGAAAATCAGAAAGAGAATTAACTATGCTGTATCCAGATTCATCACCTCGTTAGGAGGTTTATCCTTCAGGCATTTAGAGTTGGAAGGATATGTCCCTGGCTTTTATTGGTCTGACTCAGTGCATCTATCTTGCATTGGGTCAGATATTTTAAATGCCCATTTCCAGTCCATGGTGGATTTGGGTGCCGTGGCACGATTGGAAGGGGGGCCCGGTCAGTAA